CTCCACGCGGGCGCCGAAGAAGTCGATCGTCTCGGCGAGCTGGAGCGGCTGCGGCCGGTTGTTGAGCAGCCAGCGCGTGCCGCGCTCGACGAGGCGCCGGGAGTGCAGCCGGATCCGGCTCTGCACGTCGGCCGGGACCTGGTTGTCGAGGGCCTCGACGGCGTCCCAGACGGCGCCGAGCCCGAAGATGGTCCGGGCGCAGGTGTGCGCGCGGATGATCTCCTCGATCGACGCGCCCGTCTCCTCGCGGAGCCGGTGCAGATAGGTCGAGCCGCCGGTGTTCACCGTGTCGTTGACCATCACCGTGGTGATGATCTCGCGGCGCAGGGCGTGCGCGTCGATCTGCTCGGGGAATTCCTCGCGCAGCTTCGACGGGAAGTACGCGTGGAGCAGGCTGCGCAGGTACGGGTCGTCGGGCAGGTCGGTCGCGATCAGCTCCTCCGCCACCGTGATCTTGGTGTAGGCGAGCAGGACCGCCAGCTCGGGCTGGCTCAGGCCCCTGCCGCTGTTCAGCAGCTCGCGGATCTGCCGGTCGGTGGGGAGGAACTCCAGGCCCCGGTCCAGCCGCCCGACGCCCTCCAGCCGGCGCAGGAACCGCTGGTGCGCGTGGAGCAGCGAGCTCGACTGGCCGACGGCGAGGGCGAGGGCGACGTTCTGCGCGTAGTTGTTGCGCAGGACGAGGGAGCCGACCTCGTCGGTCATCTCGGCGAGGATCTTGTTGCGCTGCTTGACGGTCATGTCGCCGTCGGCGACCAGCCCGTTGAGCAGGATCTTGATGTTCACCTCGTGGTCGGAGGTGTCCACGCCGGCGCTGTTGTCGATGGCGTCGGTGTTGATCTTGCCGCCGTCGCCGGTGGGGCCGCCCCTGCGGGCGAACTCGATCCGGCCGAGCTGGGTGAGGCCGAGGTTGCCGCCCTCGCCGACGACCTTGACGCGCAGTTCCTCGCCGTCGACGCGGATCGGGTCGTTGGCCTTGTCGCCGACGTCGGCGTGCGTCTCGGTGGTCGCCTTGACGTACGTGCCGATGCCGCCGTTCCACAGCAGGTCCACCGGGGCCTTGAGGATGGCCTTCATCAGTTCGGCGGGGGTCAGCTTGGTGACGCCGTCCTCGATGCCGAGGGCGGCCCGCATGTGGGCGTTGACCGGGATGGACTTGGCCTGCCGGGAGTGGACGCCGCCGCCCGGGGAGAGCAGCCCGGCGTCGTAGTCGGCCCAGGAGCTGCGGGGCAGCTCGAACAGGCGGCGCCGCTCGGCGTAGGAGACGGCCGCGTCGGGGTTCGGGTCGACGAAGATGTGCCGGTGGTCGAAGGCGGCGACGAGCCGGATGTGCTCGGAGAGCAGCATGCCGTTGCCGAAGACGTCACCGGACATGTCGCCGACGCCGACGACCGTGAAGTCCTGCGTCTGGGTGTCGTGGCCGAGCTCCCGGAAGTGCCGCTCGACCGACTCCCACGCGCCGCGGGCGGTGATGCCCATGCCCTTGTGGTCGTAGCCGGCGGAGCCGCCGGAGGCGAAGGCGTCGCCGAGCCAGAAGCCGTAGCCGACGGCGACCTCGTTGGCGATGTCGGAGAACGTCGCGGTCCCCTTGTCGGCGGCGACGACGAGGTAGGTGTCGTCCTCGTCGTGGCGGACGACGTCGGCGGGCGGCACGACCTCGCCCGCGACGAGGTTGTCCGTGATGTCGAGGAGCGCGGAGATGAACGTCCGGTAGGCGGCGATCCCCTCGGCGAGCCACGCGTCGCGGTCGACGGACGGGTCGGGCAGCTGCTTGGCGACGAAGCCGCCCTTCGCGCCGACGGGGACGATGACGGTGTTCTTCACCATCTGCGCCTTGACCAGGCCGAGGATCTCCGTACGGAAGTCCTCGCGCCGGTCGGACCAGCGCAGACCGCCGCGCGCGACCTTGCCGAAGCGCAGGTGGACGCCCTCGACGCGGGGCGAGTACACCCAGATCTCGAAGGCCGGGCGCGGGGCGGGCAGGTCGGGCATGGCCTGCGGGTCGAACTTCATCGACACGTAGGGGTGCGGCCGGCCGTCGGCGTCCTTCTGGAAGAAGTTCGTGCGCAGCGTCGCCTTGATGACGGTGAGGAACGACCGCAGGATCCGGTCGTCGTCGAGCGACGCGACCTGGTCGAGCGCGCCGTCGAGCTCCTCCAGGAGCCCGTCGATCAGCTCGGTCCCGGCCCGCTGCCGCTCCGGCGCCATCCGCGCCTCGAAGAGCGAGACGAGCAGCCGCGTGGTGTGGACGTTGTCGCGGAGGGTGTCCTCCATGTAGTCCTGGCTGAACGTCAGGCCGGCCTGCCGCAGGTACTTGGCGTAGGCGCGCAGCACCATCGCCTGCCGCCAGGTCAGCCCGGCGGTCAGGACGAGGGCGTTGAAGCCGTCGTTCTCCGCCTGTCCGGTCCAGGTCGCGGCGAACGCCTCCTGGAACCGCTCGCGGGCGTCGTCGCGGAAGTCGGCGCCGTTGCCCGTGGTGGGCATGCGCAGGCCGAAGTCGTAGATCCACGCGTGGGTGCGGTCGGCGCAGCGCAGCTCGTACGGCCGCTCGTCGACGACCTCGACGCCGAGCCGGTTGAGGACCGGCAGCACCGCCGAGAGCGACACCTGCGCACCCGACTTGTAGATCTTGAAGCGGCGTTCGCCGGGGGCGGCGCCGACCGGCTCGTACAGGGAGAGCGCGAAGTCCTCGCCGCCGTGGCCGAGCTGCTCCAGCTGCAGGACGTCGGCGACGGCCGCCCGCGGCGAGTGGTCGGCCTTGTACCCCTCGGTGAAGGCGCCGCCGTACCGGCGCAGCAGGTCGGAGGCGCGCTCCTCGCCGGACTCGGCGTTGAGGGCCTCGGCGAAGCCGTCCGCCCAGGAACGGGCGGCCTCGGCGAGCCGCGTCTCGATGCGGTCGGCGTCGGCGTCGGTGAGCGGCGTGAGGGTGGAGCCCTGCGGGACGCGCACGACGAAGTGGAGGCGGGAGAGGACCGACTCGGTGTTCCAGGCGGTGAAGTCGACGCTGGTGCCGCCGAGCTCCTCCTTCAGGATGTCCGTGAGCCGCTCGCGGACCGTGGTGTTGAACCGGTCGCGCGGCAGGTAGACGAGGGCGGAGTAGTAGCGGCCGTACTCGTCCTGGCGCAGGTACAGGCGCAGCCGGCGGCGCTCCTGGAGGTACAGGACGCTGGTGACGATGGCCAGCAGCTGGTCGACGGGCGTCTGGAACAGCTCGTCGCGCGGGTAGGTCTCCAGGATCTGCAGCAGGTCGCGCCCGTCGTGGCTGGCGGGCGAGAACCCGGCGGCCTCCAGCAGCTCGGCCACCTTGCGGCGGATGACGGGGACGCGCCGCACGGACTCGGTGTAGGCGGCGGAGGAGAACAGTCCGAGGAAGCGCCGCTCGCCGACGACGTTGCCGGCGGCGTCGAACTTCTTCACGCCGATGTAGTCCAGGTACGACGGCCGGTGGACGGTGGCGCGGCTGTTGGCCTTGGTGAGGATGAGCAGCCGGTGCTCGCGGGCCTTGGCGCGGGCGTCGGCGGGCAGCCGGTTGAACGACGGCGAGACGGGGTGGCCGTGGGCGTCGTCGTCACCGGCGTGGTGCGGGTCGGAGCGGAGGATGCCGAGGCCGGTGCCGGGGACGGCCGCGAGGGCGTCGCCGTCGACGAGGGTGTACTCGCGGTAGCCGAGGAAGGTGAAGTGGTCGTCGGCGAGCCACCGCAGCAGCTCGCGCGCCTCCTCCAGCTCGCTGGGGTGCAGGTCCTCGGCGACGGGCTCGTCGGTGAGGTCGTCGGCGAGGCGCAGCGCCGCGTCACGCATCTTCTCCCAGTCCTCGACGGCCTCGCGGACGTCGGACAGGACGCGCAGCAGGTCGGTGGTGATCTGCTGGAGGTCGGCGCGGTCGGTCTCGCGGTCGATCTCCACGTGGATCCAGGACTCGACGAGCGCGTCGTGCGGGCGCTCCCCGGCGCCGGGGCCGGGGGCGGAGGGCAGGACCTCGATGAGCTTCCCGGTCACGTCGCGGCGGACGACGACCTGCGGGTGCACGACGAGGTGGATGCCGCGGTTCTGTCGGGACAGCTCGTTGGTGACGGAGTCGACGAGGAACGGCATGTCGTCCGTGACCACCTCGACGACGGAGTGGCTGCACGTCCAGCCGTTCTCCTCGACGGTGGGCGTGTGGACGCGCACCCGCGCCTTCCCCTGGGGGCGGTTCTCGGCCAGCCGGTAGTGGGAGAGGGCGGCGCCGAACACGTCGACCGGGTCACGGTCGGCGAGGTCCTCGGGAGCCGTGTGCAGGTAGTAGCGCTGGAGGTACTCGAGCACGGTCTCCGGGTCGGGCCGGTCGCCGGGCTCGTTCTCAGCTACCCGGGCGGCCCGCTCGAGCAGCTCGGCCTTGGCTTCGTCCAGCTTGGTCTGCATGTCCTCGGCTCCTGTCGCGCGCCGTTGCGTGACGTAGGGGGAAGGGTGTGGCGGGACTGCGCCCCCACGCGGGGTATCCGCTCGGAGGGGTCGTCATGCCTGTACGTGAGAATCCCGGTCCCATCTCGGCCATTCTCGGCGAGCACGCCGCGTGCGGCGGGGGAACCGGGCAGGAAGGACCAGCGTCCGCCCGGGCACGATGGCACACCGGGCGCCGGCCGGGGGCTCCGCTGCCCCCAGGGCGTATAGCGCTGATCACGGGTCCAGGCTATCGCTCCTCACCCCCCGGTCGTCATGGGCCGGTGGAGTACAAAAGACGGTGGCCGAATTTGACACTTCGGACAGCGACAGAACGCCCCGGACCACGCTCACGCGAGGGACGGGGGGCGGGGGCCGCGCGGGGCGCCGCGCCGGCGGGGCGGCGGGGGACGGACGGGGGCCCCGCCGGCGCGGGCGGCGGGGCGGCGGGGACGGGCGGAGGCGGCGCGGGGGGCGTACTGGGGCACGGCGCCGGGGGCGGTGGAGCCCCGGCCGCGGCGGGTGGCGGGGGTGGTGCCGGAGGCGGTGGGGGCCGGTCGCGCCGGGGTGGCGGGGTGGCCGGGGCCCGGCGGTGCGGGGTGGCGAGAGTGACGTGGGCTCGTCTGGCGGTGGGGGTGGCTGGGGGCGGGCGGGACCTCGCGAGCCCGCCACGGCCTCGCCAGACAGGGTGGCGGTGTGGCCGTGGGGCGCCGTGGGGCCGTTGCGGCCAGTGGGGCCGTGGGGCCGGTGGGTCAGGCGATCAGGTCCTCCGCGACGGCGACGGCCTCCGCGAGGGTGTCCACGACCGGCACGCCCACCGACTGGAGGCTGGCCCTGCTGTGGGAGCCGCCCGTGTACAGGACGGCCCGCGCCCCGACGTGCGCCGCGGCGAGCGCGTCGTCCGCGGCGTCCCCGATGACCACGATCCGCTCCGGCGGCACGCCGTCGAGGGCGCGCAGGTGGCGCACCATGTGCTCGGCCTTGCCCGCCGTCGACCGGTCCGTCCGGCCGTCGACACGGACGAACCACTCCTCGATGCCGTGCCGCCGCACCAGCGGGAGCAGCCGTTCGTGCGGCGCCAGCGACAGCAGCGACTGCGTCCGGCCCAGTCCGCTCGCGGCGGCGAGCAGCTCAGCGGCGCCGTCGGTCAGCCCGCAGCCCTCGGCGCGGGCCCAGTAGTGCCGGTGGAACGTCCCGTCCATGAGCTGCCACTCGGTCTCGTCCGGCAGCCGTCCGAGCAGCCGCTGGTAGAAGACGGGGATGGGGACGCAGTACAGCTCGCGGTACCGCTCCAGTGTGATCGGCGCGATGCCGAGCTCCTCGAACGCGGCGTTCGTCGCCTCGATGACGGCGGAGATGTCGTCGAGCAGCGTCCCGTTCCAGTCCCAGACGAGATGCGTCCTGCGCCTGTCCATGCTCTCCCCCATGCCGCTGCCCCGCGTGCCGGGCCCTGTCCGTGCCCTGTCGTGCCGCGCCGGGCCCTGCCGTGTCCTGTCTCGTACCGTGCCGTGCCGTGCTGTGCTGTGCTGTGCCTGGCGGTGCCGTGCTGTGCGCAACGCCCTGCGCCCAGGGTGGCGGGGCCGCGCCCGACGGCACGGTCCCGGACCCGGGTGATGCCCTCAGCCGGGGCGGATCATGCCGCGCGTGCTCCCGGCTGTCGTCAGCCGATGAGGTGCGGGACCTCCTGCAGGCCGTACCAGAGCAGCTCGTGGTCCTCCGCGCCGTCCACGGTGAACTGGGCGTCGTCGTCGCCCATGTCGGCCGCGCCGAGCGCGGCCGCGGCGGCGGTGACGTCCGGTTCGGCCTCGTCGGAGTCGGCGTGCACCGCGGCGGCCTTGGCGAGCGGCACGGGGCCGGTGACGCGCACCTCACCCACCGAGTCCGGGTCGAGGCCGCCGTCGGGGTCGGCGGTGGCAGCGCCGTCGGGGACGTCCACGGCGACGACGACGCGACGGCGCGCGGCGGCCGGGTCGGCGGCCAGCAGGCGCAACGAGGCGGCGGCGGCGCGGCTGAGGGCCGCGTACTCCAGCTCCTCGATGTCGTCGGAGACGTACCACTCGCGCAGCCCGGGGGTGACGGCGTAGGCGGTCAGGGGGCTGCTGCCGAGGGTGCCCGTACGGTGCGCCTGTGCGAGACCGGGGAGGGTCAGGGGAACGTACACGCGCATGACAGGCCGCTTTCGTAGTCGGAAGACACCCTCAGGATACGTGCGCCGGTACCCCTTCGGGGGCCGGTGTCCCCCTCCCCCGCGGTCCACTCCGTGCCCCACGCGACACGCGTCGGGCCCGTCCTACCGGGGCCCGCGTCACCCGGATAGGTGATCGTCGCACGAGGTCGGGAGGGGTGCCGAGGCGCGTTGCGACGCGGTCTGCGGCCCCCGTAGAAGTGGCCCACCGCGAAGTTACCTCCCGGTACTACCTCCGGGTAGTCCGGTCGACGGAAGGACCACGCCGATGACCAGCACCCCCGCGTCCGTACGCGCTGCCGTGCCCGTGCCCGTACGCACCCGCCCCGACGGAAGCGGCCCGGAGGGGGCGCGCGAGTCCGGGGGCCCGGGGGCCGCGGAGCCCCGGGTTCCCCGGGCGCGGGAGGCCGGCGCGGTGGCGCGCCCGTCGCGCTCGGCGGGCAGGCCGGGTGGTCGCCGGGACGCCCGCCGCCCCGGCGACGCCCCCCGCCCGGGCGGGGGCGCCCGGCCGGGCGGGGGCGTGCGGCCGGGTGGTGGCGGGTGGTCCGCTGGGGGCGCCGGGCCGGCTGGGGGCGTGCGGCCGGCTGGGGGCGTGCGGCCCGGTGAGGGCGTGCGCTCGGCGGAGGGGACGCGGCCGGGTGACGCCCGCCCTCGCGCGCTGCCGCCGCACGTGCTGTTCGCGGAGCGCCTGCTGGCCGTCCTCACCGGGGAGCGGCCCGTGCACTGGATGCTGGGGCAGACGATCGGCGAGGCGTACGAGCAGCTGATCCGCCTCGCTCCCGCGAACCCCCTGCGCGCCGCCGGTGTCGCAGGCCCCTCGCCAGGCCGCCATGCGCGCCCGGTGCTGCGCCACTGCGCGGGTTCGCCGCTGCGGCCGGGTGTGGTGGAGGCGTACGCCAGCGTGACGGCGGGTGGCCGGGTCCGGGCGATGGCGTTCCGCCTGGAGCTGGGCGCGGACCGCCGCTGGCGCTGCGCGGCCGTCGAACTGGGCCCGACCGTCTGACCCGCGCCGGCCGGCCGGCCGCGTAACGCCCGCGTGGCGCCCCTCCCGGGCCACAACGCCATCCTGGCTCCACGACCGCCCCCGGGGACAGCTCCGGAGCCAGGCCCACGGCAAGGCCGGGGAGCGGGTCGCGGCAGGCCCGGGGCGTGCCACGAGAGGCCCGGACGAGCGACGGCCCGGCCTCCGGCTCCAGCCCCGGTACCGACAATCCCCCGTACGTCGGCCCCGCCATGGACGGCCCCGCCATACGGCCCCTCCACGGGCCCCTCCACGGGCCCCGGCGCGGGCACGTGCGCGGGCACAGGCACGGGTGCGGCGGGCGGCGGCCCCGTTCCCGGCACACGCGGAAGGCGGGGCCGGTACGCGCTCGGGTGCGCGTACCGGCCCCGCCTCACGACGTGGACCGCGGCCGTCCGGACGACCGGTGGGGCTACTTCTTGCGGCGACGGCCGCCCTTCTGGGCCTTGCGGCGCTCGGCGCGCGTCATGCCGTCCGCCTCGGAGGGGGCACCGCCGTTGTCGAAGTCACCCTCGACGACGCCGCCCTCACCGTCGACGGTCGGCGCGGAGAAGTGCAGCCGGTTCGGACGCTGCGGGGCGTCGAGGCCCTTGGCGCGGATCTCGGGGCGGCCGGCGCCCGCGGGGACGGCCTCCTCCTTCTCCAACGACGGGCGCTGCGCGGCCGCCTCCACCGGGACCTCCTCGACCTGCTGCTCGACCTGGACCTCCAGGTTGAACAGGTAGCCGACGGACTCCTCCTTGATGCCGTCCATCATGGCGGTGAACATGTCGAAGCCCTCGCGCTGGTACTCGACCAGCGGGTCCTTCTGCGCCATGGCGCGCAGGCCGATGCCCTCCTGGAGGTAGTCCATCTCGTAGAGGTGCTCGCGCCACTTGCGGTCCAGGACCGACAGGACGACCCGCCGCTCCAGCTCACGCATGATCTCGGAGCCGAGCTGCTTCTCGCGCGCCTCGTACTGCTCGTGGATGTCGTCCTTGACGGACTCCGCGATGAACTCCGCCGTGATGCCGGCGCGGTCGCCCGCGGCCTCCTCCAGCTCCTCGATGGTGACCTTGCACGGGTAGAGCTGCTTGAACGCGCCCCACAGCCGCTCCAGGTCCCACTCCTCGGCGAAGCCCTCCACCGTCTCCGCCTGGATGTAGGCGTCGATGGTGTCGTCCATGAAGTGGCGGATCTGGTCGTGCAGGTCCTCGCCCTCCAGGACGCGGCGGCGCTCGCCGTAGATGACCTCGCGCTGCCGGTTGAGGACCTCGTCGTACTTGAGGACGTTCTTGCGGGTCTCGAAGTTCTGCTGCTCGACCTGCGACTGGGCGGACGCGATGGCGCGGGTGACCATCTTGTTCTCGATCGGCACGTCGTCCGGCACGTTCGCCATCGCCATGACGCGCTCGACCATCTGCGCCTTGAACAGCCGCATCAGGTCGTCGCCCAGCGACAGGTAGAAGCGGGACTCGCCCGGGTCGCCCTGACGGCCGGAGCGACCGCGCAGCTGGTTGTCGATGCGGCGCGACTCGTGCCGCTCCGTGCCCAGCACGTAGAGACCGCCGAGCTCCTTGACCTCCTCGGACTCGGCCTTCACGGCCAGCTCCGCCTTCTCCAGGGCGGCGGGCAGGGCCGCGACCCACTCCTCGGCGTGCTCCACCGGGTCCAGGCCGCGCTGGCGCAGCTCCGCCTCGGCGAGGTCGTCGGGGTTGCCGCCGAGTTTGATGTCCGTACCGCGGCCGGCCATGTTCGTCGCGACCGTGACGGCGCCCTTGCGGCCCGCCTGGGCGACGATGGACGCCTCACGCTCGTGGTTCTTCGCGTTCAGCACCTCGTGCGGGACACCCCGCTTCGACAGCTGCTGCGACAGGTACTCGGACTTCTCGACCGACGTCGTACCGACGAGGATCGGCTGGCCCTTCTTGTGCTTCTCCGCGATGTCGTCGACGACCGCCGCGAACTTGGCGACCTCGGTGCGGTAGATCAGGTCGGACTGGTCCATGCGGACCATCGGCCGGTTCGTCGGGATCGGCACGACGCCCAGCTTGTAGATCTGGTGGAACTCGGCGGCCTCGGTCATCGCCGTACCGGTCATGCCGGACAGCTTGTCGTAGAGGCGGAAGAAGTTCTGCAGCGTGATCGTGGCGAGCGTCTGGTTCTCGTCCTTGATCGGGACGCCTTCCTTCGCCTCGATCGCCTGGTGCATGCCCTCGTTGTACCGGCGGCCGGCGAGGATACGGCCCGTGTGCTCGTCGACGATCATGACCTCGCCGTCGATGACGACGTAGTCCTTGTCCTTCTTGAACAGTTCCTTCGCCTTGATGGCGTTGTTCAGGTACCCGACGAGCGGGGTGTTCACCGACTCGTAGAGGTTGTCGATGCCCAGCCAGTCCTCGACCTTGGCGACGCCCGACTCGTGGATGCCGACGGTCCGCTTCTTCTCGTCGACCTCGTAGTCGCCGGTCTCCTCGATGCCCTTCAGCGGGTTGCCCGGCTCGCCGCGCTTCAGGCGCTGCACGAGCTTCGCGAAGTCGCCGTACCACTTCGTCGCCTGGTCGGCCGGACCGGAGATGATCAGCGGCGTACGGGCCTCGTCGACCAGGATGGAGTCGACCTCGTCGACGCACGCGTAGTTGTGGCCGCGCTGCACCAGCTCGTCCTTCGACCACGCCATGTTGTCGCGCAGGTAGTCGAAACCGAACTCGTTGTTCGTGCCGTACGTGATGTCGCAGTTGTACATCTCGCGGCGCTGCGCCGGCGACATGTTCGCCAGGATGCAGCCGACCGACAGGCCCAGGAACTGGTGGACCCGGCCCATCATCTCGGAGTCGCGCTCCGCGAGGTAGTCGTTGACCGTGATCAGGTGCACGCCCTTGCCGGACAGCGCGTTCAGGTACGCCGGGAGCGTGCCGACGAGGGTCTTGCCCTCACCGGTCTTCATCTCGGCCACGTACCCCAGGTGCAGGGCGGCGCCGCCCATCATCTGCACGTCGTAGTGGCGCTGGCCGAGGACGCGCTTGGCCGCCTCACGGACGGTCGCGAAGGCCTCCGGAAGCAGGTCGTCGAGGCTCTCACCGTCCTGGTACCGCTGCTTGTACTCGTCGGTGAGGGCGCGCAACTCGGCGTCGGAGAGGTTGACGAAGTCCTCTTCGATGGAGTTGACCTGGTCCGCGATGCGGTGCAGTTTGCGCAGGATCTTGCCTTCGCCTGCACGCATGAGCTTGTTGAAGACGGACACTGAGGCTGGTCTCCTTGCCGGTCGGGCCTGGCACTGGGTCTTGTCATGGACACTGGCACGGGCACGGCAGGTGGACCCCACCGCAACGGTCATCGTAAGCGAGGACCCCGCCACGCCGGGAGGTCCACACCTCCGAGGAACGATTGCCGGGGCCGGCGCCGCCCTCAAGGAGAACGCGCGGGACGCGCCGAAGGTGCCGCCTCTCACGAAAAGTGTTCGTTCCCGGCTGTCGCGACCCACCAGAATCCCGTCATGGAACCCGTCACCCTGTTCTCCGAGCGCCTGGAGCTGCGCACCTTCACGCCCTCCGACGCCGAGGAGGTGCGCGCCGCCGTCCAGGACCCCCGGATCCGCCGCTGGATACCCCTCCCCGACCCGTACGGACCCGCCGAGGCCGAGGACTTCGTCGGCCGGTACGTCCCCCAGGCGTGGCGCGACGACACCGAGTACACCTTCGCCGCCCGCCCCCGGGACCGCGACGACGCCCCGCTCGTCGCCTCCACCAGCCTCCACCACCCCCGCTCGGGCACCTGGGAGATCGGCTTCTACACGGTCGCCGAGCACCGTGGCCACGGCTACGCCACCGAGGCCACCCTCGCCCTGGCGCACTGGGCGTTCACCACCCTGGGCTGCTCCCGCCTGGAATGGCGCGCCGAGGTCGGCAACACCGCCTCCCGCCTCGTCGCCGAGAAGGCCGGGTTCACCGTGGAGGGCGTCCTGCGCGCGGGCCTCGACCACCGCGGCACCCGCCGCGACTGCTGGATCGCCGCCCTCCTCCCGTCCGACCTCGGCCTCCCCGGCCCCGTACCGCACCTGCCGCCCCCCGGCCCCTGACACCCGCGACGCCCGACCGGGACGCCCGACCGGCCGACCGGGACCGGAGACCGCCCGACCGGGGACCAGCTGACCGGCCGACCGACCTGCCGCCTCACCGGCCGGGGACCGGCTGACCGGCAGACCGCCGGCAGAACCGGCCCCTCCCCCTCCGCGGGCCGTACTCGCGCCCCGACCCCGCTCCCTCCCCCCTCCTCTCTCTTCCTCCCCCGTCTCACCTCCTCCCCCTGCCGCTTCGCCAGCCGGTCCTGCTCGGCGCGGGCCGAGCGCCACGGGGTCACCGAAGGTGTCCGGCAGAGGCGTCCGCGTCCGGCGGGAGGGTCGATGGGGCAGCAGTGGAGGTGCCGGTGGGGGTGTCAGCAGGGGTGTCAGTGGGGGGCTCTATCGTGCGGGTCATGACGACGACGACGCCGCGTCCCATGACGGAGCTCTCCGCCGACGAAGCCCGCCGCATCGCGCTCCGCGCCCAGGGGTTCCTCGGCGCCCCGGACCGGCGCGCCGGGGTGCGCGGCGTCCTGCGGCACCTGGGCGCCGTCCAGTTGGACACCATCTCCGTCCTGGCCCGCTCGCACGAACTCGTCCCGTACGCCCGCCTCGGCGCCGTGGGTCGCCCCACCGTCGAGACCGCGTACTGGACGGACCGGCACGCCTTCGAGTACTGGTCACACGCCGCGTGCATCCTGCCCATCGAGGAGTGGCCGCACTTCGCGTTCCGCCGCCGCGCCTACCGCCGCCGCCCGCAGTGGTCCCACGACCTGCCGGACGGTTCCTACGAGGCGGTCATCGCCCAGCTGCGCGCCGAGGGCCCGCTGACGGCGACGGAACTGGGCGGCGCGAAGAACGGCGGCGAGTGGTGGGACTGGTCCGCCTCGAAGGTCGCCGTCGAACGGGCCCTGATGTACGGCGAGGTCGTCTGCACCGAGCGGCGCGGCTGGAAGCGCGTGTACGACCTGGCCGAGCGCGCCGTCCCGCAGGACCTCCTCCACGACGAGCTGGACGACCACGAGTGCCTGCGGCGGCTGGTCCTGCTGGCCGGGCAGGCCCTCGGTGTGGGCACCCGGGCGGACATCGCCGACTACCACCGCATCCGGGGCGAGGAGTTCGACGCGGTCGTCGCCGACTCGGGGCTCGTACCGGTGCGTGTCGAGGGCTGGGACAAGCCGGCGTGGGCGGACCCGGAGGCGCTGGCGAGCGAGCCGCGCGGGCGGCACCGCACGACGCTGCTGTCGCCGTTCGACTCGCTGGTCTGGGAGCGGGCCCGCACGGAGCGGATCTTCGGCTTCACCCACCGGCTGGAGGCGTACGTACCGAAGCCGAAGCGCGTCCACGGCTACTTCGCGATGCCCCTGCTGGCGGGCGGCAGGCTCCTGGGCCGCGTCGACCCGGCCCGCGAGGGCACGACCCTGGTGGCCCGGCAGCTGTCCCTGGCCGGCCCCAAGGCCGTGGAACCGATGGCCCGGGCGCTGCGCGAGGCCGCGGAGTGGGTGGGCTGCGACACGGTACGGGTGGAGCGGTCGGACCGCCCGGACCTGACCCCGGCACTGACGGCGGCACTCGGGACCTGAGATCCCGCCCGGGCGCGGCCCCGCGCCCCGCGCCCGGGCGGGGGGGCACTGGGGTCTCAGGGGTCCCCGGGCGCGGGGTCCCGGGACACCGGGGGGCCCGGGACACGGGGGTGCCCGGGACACGGGGGTGCCCGGGACACGGGGGTGCCGGGGCGCGCCCGAGTCGCCAGGCGCCGACGGGCTCCCTCGCGCCCGGCTACCGGATTTCGAGGATCTTCTCCCGCATCGCGTACACCACGGCCTCCATCCGGGAGTGCAACTGGAGCTTCTCCAGGATGTTGCGCACGTGGTTCTTCACGGTGTTCTCGGAGATGAACAGCTCCTTGGCGATGTCGCGGTTGTTCATCCCCGTGGCGACCAGCTTCAGCACCTCCAGCTCACGATCGGTG
This portion of the Streptomyces changanensis genome encodes:
- a CDS encoding NAD-glutamate dehydrogenase, with the translated sequence MQTKLDEAKAELLERAARVAENEPGDRPDPETVLEYLQRYYLHTAPEDLADRDPVDVFGAALSHYRLAENRPQGKARVRVHTPTVEENGWTCSHSVVEVVTDDMPFLVDSVTNELSRQNRGIHLVVHPQVVVRRDVTGKLIEVLPSAPGPGAGERPHDALVESWIHVEIDRETDRADLQQITTDLLRVLSDVREAVEDWEKMRDAALRLADDLTDEPVAEDLHPSELEEARELLRWLADDHFTFLGYREYTLVDGDALAAVPGTGLGILRSDPHHAGDDDAHGHPVSPSFNRLPADARAKAREHRLLILTKANSRATVHRPSYLDYIGVKKFDAAGNVVGERRFLGLFSSAAYTESVRRVPVIRRKVAELLEAAGFSPASHDGRDLLQILETYPRDELFQTPVDQLLAIVTSVLYLQERRRLRLYLRQDEYGRYYSALVYLPRDRFNTTVRERLTDILKEELGGTSVDFTAWNTESVLSRLHFVVRVPQGSTLTPLTDADADRIETRLAEAARSWADGFAEALNAESGEERASDLLRRYGGAFTEGYKADHSPRAAVADVLQLEQLGHGGEDFALSLYEPVGAAPGERRFKIYKSGAQVSLSAVLPVLNRLGVEVVDERPYELRCADRTHAWIYDFGLRMPTTGNGADFRDDARERFQEAFAATWTGQAENDGFNALVLTAGLTWRQAMVLRAYAKYLRQAGLTFSQDYMEDTLRDNVHTTRLLVSLFEARMAPERQRAGTELIDGLLEELDGALDQVASLDDDRILRSFLTVIKATLRTNFFQKDADGRPHPYVSMKFDPQAMPDLPAPRPAFEIWVYSPRVEGVHLRFGKVARGGLRWSDRREDFRTEILGLVKAQMVKNTVIVPVGAKGGFVAKQLPDPSVDRDAWLAEGIAAYRTFISALLDITDNLVAGEVVPPADVVRHDEDDTYLVVAADKGTATFSDIANEVAVGYGFWLGDAFASGGSAGYDHKGMGITARGAWESVERHFRELGHDTQTQDFTVVGVGDMSGDVFGNGMLLSEHIRLVAAFDHRHIFVDPNPDAAVSYAERRRLFELPRSSWADYDAGLLSPGGGVHSRQAKSIPVNAHMRAALGIEDGVTKLTPAELMKAILKAPVDLLWNGGIGTYVKATTETHADVGDKANDPIRVDGEELRVKVVGEGGNLGLTQLGRIEFARRGGPTGDGGKINTDAIDNSAGVDTSDHEVNIKILLNGLVADGDMTVKQRNKILAEMTDEVGSLVLRNNYAQNVALALAVGQSSSLLHAHQRFLRRLEGVGRLDRGLEFLPTDRQIRELLNSGRGLSQPELAVLLAYTKITVAEELIATDLPDDPYLRSLLHAYFPSKLREEFPEQIDAHALRREIITTVMVNDTVNTGGSTYLHRLREETGASIEEIIRAHTCARTIFGLGAVWDAVEALDNQVPADVQSRIRLHSRRLVERGTRWLLNNRPQPLQLAETIDFFGARVEQVWGELPKMLRGADLEWYEGLVAELTGAGVPVELAARVAGFSSAFPTLDIVAIADRTGKEPLAVAEVYYDLADRLRITQLMDRIIELPRADRWQSMARAAIREDLYAAHAALTADVLSAGNGTSTPEERFAAWERKNASLLGRARTTLEEIQNSDAFDLANLSVAMRTMRTLLRAHS
- a CDS encoding HAD family hydrolase translates to MDRRRTHLVWDWNGTLLDDISAVIEATNAAFEELGIAPITLERYRELYCVPIPVFYQRLLGRLPDETEWQLMDGTFHRHYWARAEGCGLTDGAAELLAAASGLGRTQSLLSLAPHERLLPLVRRHGIEEWFVRVDGRTDRSTAGKAEHMVRHLRALDGVPPERIVVIGDAADDALAAAHVGARAVLYTGGSHSRASLQSVGVPVVDTLAEAVAVAEDLIA
- a CDS encoding DUF6912 family protein, encoding MRVYVPLTLPGLAQAHRTGTLGSSPLTAYAVTPGLREWYVSDDIEELEYAALSRAAAASLRLLAADPAAARRRVVVAVDVPDGAATADPDGGLDPDSVGEVRVTGPVPLAKAAAVHADSDEAEPDVTAAAAALGAADMGDDDAQFTVDGAEDHELLWYGLQEVPHLIG
- a CDS encoding Rv3235 family protein; amino-acid sequence: MRSAEGTRPGDARPRALPPHVLFAERLLAVLTGERPVHWMLGQTIGEAYEQLIRLAPANPLRAAGVAGPSPGRHARPVLRHCAGSPLRPGVVEAYASVTAGGRVRAMAFRLELGADRRWRCAAVELGPTV